A region from the Melioribacter roseus P3M-2 genome encodes:
- a CDS encoding glycoside hydrolase family 2 TIM barrel-domain containing protein — translation MRTQLICLLMFVFLSLMPEIKGQYYDGDLHRDGKRMLFDFGWRFYSGDIKDAEKPDFDDADWRILDLPHDWSIEGKIDKNAPAGGNGGYYPTGVGWYRKHFEVSANDLEKIIWIEFDGVYMNSDVWVNGIHLGNRPYGYSSFYYDITKYLKKGNNVIAVRVDNSKQPNSRWYSGSGIYRNVWLIKQNKLHLAHWGVFVTTPEISSDSALVDINTQIDNEYNSSIEAELFIVIEDNEGNIVASAEKKFAAKPGESLTINNKLWIQRPKLWSVDSPDLYTLKQSILKDGKISDGLNTVFGIRKIFYDADKGFFLNDKHIKMNGVCLHHDGGAVGAAVPLGVWKYRLEKLKKMGCNAVRTAHNPPAPEFLDLCDQMGFLVMDEAFDEWRSGKRKYGYHVYFDQWYEKDLISMIHRDRNHPSIVIWSVGNEVPDQKTEEGTEILQMLTNICHREDPTRPVTQACDNIAADGGSTVLSFLNALDIVGYNYVDRWHERRELYYSIDKLDHPEWKMIGTENRSNHGVFRGNYSLGDDPATVNPNYNYDMIDAEQLWKFTKMHDYVIGDFMWTGIDYLGEARWPFRSWNFGVLDLCGFEKDGYYFYQSQWTTKPMIHLFPHWNWEGRGGQIIPVICYTNCNDVELFLNGKSYGKKRLEFPRQGNSGGWNKYANPVVNPTTADLHLQWDIPYEPGVIKAVGMKNGQVVCTQELRTAGKPYAIRLIPDRDTINVSERGVANIKVEVVDKNNNVVPTAGNLIEFSIIGKGKIIGVENGNPLDHSSSKSNKRKTYNGLALVVLQASDEEGAIRLTAKSEGLKEASINIVSVK, via the coding sequence ATGAGAACGCAACTGATTTGTCTGTTGATGTTTGTCTTTCTTTCTTTAATGCCGGAAATAAAAGGACAGTATTACGACGGGGATTTGCATCGCGACGGTAAGCGAATGCTTTTCGACTTCGGTTGGAGGTTTTATTCGGGCGATATTAAAGATGCGGAAAAACCCGATTTCGACGATGCGGATTGGAGAATACTTGATTTGCCTCACGACTGGAGTATAGAAGGAAAGATAGATAAAAACGCTCCTGCCGGAGGCAACGGAGGATACTATCCGACTGGCGTCGGTTGGTATAGAAAGCATTTTGAAGTTTCGGCAAATGACCTCGAAAAAATTATATGGATTGAATTTGACGGCGTTTATATGAACAGCGACGTTTGGGTAAACGGAATTCATTTAGGGAATCGGCCCTACGGCTATTCGAGTTTTTATTATGACATTACAAAATACTTAAAAAAGGGTAATAATGTAATTGCCGTAAGGGTCGACAATTCGAAACAACCGAATTCTCGCTGGTATTCCGGTTCGGGTATCTATAGAAACGTATGGCTAATTAAACAAAATAAACTGCATCTGGCGCACTGGGGAGTTTTTGTAACGACGCCTGAAATATCGTCGGACTCCGCTCTCGTGGATATTAATACACAAATCGACAATGAATACAATTCTTCTATAGAAGCGGAGTTATTTATTGTTATCGAGGATAACGAAGGCAACATTGTCGCTTCAGCCGAAAAGAAATTCGCCGCAAAACCGGGAGAATCTTTGACGATAAATAATAAACTTTGGATACAACGACCAAAGCTCTGGTCGGTCGATTCTCCCGATTTGTATACGCTGAAACAATCAATTTTGAAAGACGGAAAAATATCCGACGGCTTAAATACTGTCTTCGGAATAAGGAAAATTTTTTACGATGCGGATAAAGGATTTTTCCTTAACGATAAGCATATAAAAATGAACGGCGTGTGTCTTCATCACGACGGCGGGGCTGTCGGAGCTGCGGTACCTCTCGGAGTGTGGAAATACCGACTTGAAAAGTTAAAAAAGATGGGATGTAATGCTGTCAGAACAGCGCACAATCCGCCGGCTCCGGAATTTCTCGACCTATGCGATCAAATGGGATTTCTTGTGATGGACGAAGCTTTTGACGAGTGGCGCTCCGGGAAACGTAAATACGGTTACCACGTTTATTTCGATCAATGGTACGAAAAAGATTTGATTTCAATGATTCATAGAGACAGAAATCATCCTTCGATAGTTATCTGGAGCGTCGGCAATGAAGTGCCGGATCAAAAAACCGAGGAAGGAACCGAAATCCTGCAAATGTTAACGAATATATGTCATCGTGAAGACCCAACTAGGCCAGTAACTCAAGCTTGCGATAATATTGCGGCAGACGGAGGTTCAACCGTTTTATCTTTTCTTAATGCGCTTGATATCGTCGGTTATAATTACGTCGACAGATGGCACGAAAGGAGAGAACTGTATTACAGTATCGACAAATTGGATCATCCGGAATGGAAGATGATAGGCACGGAAAATCGATCAAATCACGGCGTCTTCCGCGGGAATTATTCGTTGGGAGACGATCCCGCAACGGTAAATCCCAATTATAATTATGATATGATCGACGCCGAACAATTATGGAAATTTACCAAAATGCACGATTATGTTATCGGCGATTTTATGTGGACTGGAATAGATTACCTCGGCGAAGCGCGATGGCCATTTAGATCGTGGAACTTCGGGGTCCTTGATTTATGCGGGTTTGAAAAAGACGGTTATTATTTCTATCAAAGCCAGTGGACTACAAAACCGATGATACATCTGTTTCCGCATTGGAATTGGGAAGGAAGAGGGGGACAAATAATACCCGTGATTTGCTATACGAATTGTAATGATGTAGAACTTTTTTTGAACGGGAAGTCATACGGAAAAAAGCGTCTCGAATTTCCGCGTCAGGGTAATTCGGGCGGTTGGAATAAATATGCAAATCCGGTTGTAAATCCGACTACGGCAGACCTGCATCTGCAATGGGATATTCCTTATGAACCGGGAGTAATTAAAGCCGTCGGAATGAAGAACGGACAAGTGGTTTGCACACAAGAACTCCGCACAGCCGGCAAACCTTATGCTATTCGACTGATCCCTGATCGGGATACGATTAATGTATCCGAGCGCGGCGTTGCTAATATAAAAGTCGAAGTAGTCGATAAAAATAACAACGTTGTTCCCACTGCCGGAAACCTTATTGAATTTTCGATAATAGGGAAAGGAAAAATTATCGGAGTCGAAAACGGCAATCCGCTCGATCATTCGTCTTCTAAATCGAACAAACGCAAAACTTATAACGGTCTTGCTCTCGTAGTTTTGCAGGCATCGGACGAAGAAGGCGCAATAAGGTTGACCGCAAAATCCGAAGGATTGAAAGAGGCTTCCATAAATATTGTTTCAGTTAAATAG
- a CDS encoding alpha-amylase family protein codes for MKLKHFNTALLLLLITVKFAFSNSIDSKNRIQFFSLPKIADRNTNCAFIEGNSVKDERYLEIKPLENNDGLIIWEKGDLPDWTKGKYLVIEITGDNDYSGTINIEFYKESGKSAAEKIILQSGEVKLKDKNAPWFSSLMGILPRLRTKIVFPLSYLDAQTLFVERFPRQLKGTINGNRLYPDDITKVVLRFGPCFEPYFKPVYNLFSVYLSDEKPEPNTPLNKPVIDKFGQWTLKDWKGKVYDEEELIRKQTELKNNLEEVNLPESWSKYGGWKEKKLKATGFFRTQYDGKRWWLVDPEGYAFLSVGVDCIRKTSAGPVEGIEDLFEWLPGEDDPEASALFNNRDGKKYMDFYVSNLIRVFGKDWEKEWESITAGLLKKFRFNTIGNWSDLEYAKKIKIPYVLPLRNFPSTDILLYRDFPDVFSKEYETNSEEFARQLVDYKNDPYLIGYFLRNEPHWAFGYHNLAFEMFATRQQSETKAEFVKWIREKYRNDISAFNKRWNLSLKDFSELKEMTFKDYPSETADKDFYLFSEIMVKKYIDVPCDAVEKIDGNHLNLGMRYAWISSDLLYKAGERFDVFSINGYGLTPPPTSEIAERSGKPVMIGEFHHGAVDRGLPATGIVGVLSQQDRVDAYRNYVEQGFARPELVGIHYFQWIDQPFYGRFDGENYNIGVVDIANYPYEELTNAMIETNKQIYEIGDGAIKPFKKDIVKIPPIHY; via the coding sequence ATGAAGTTAAAACATTTTAATACCGCGTTGCTCTTGCTGTTAATAACTGTAAAGTTCGCTTTTTCGAACAGTATTGATTCGAAGAATCGGATACAATTTTTCAGTCTCCCAAAGATTGCGGATAGAAATACGAACTGCGCCTTTATCGAGGGAAATTCCGTTAAGGATGAAAGATATCTTGAAATTAAACCGCTCGAAAATAACGACGGATTAATTATATGGGAAAAAGGAGATTTGCCCGACTGGACAAAAGGCAAATATCTCGTTATTGAAATTACAGGCGATAACGATTATAGCGGAACGATTAATATTGAGTTTTATAAAGAGTCGGGAAAATCCGCCGCGGAAAAGATTATTTTACAGAGCGGCGAAGTGAAATTGAAAGACAAGAACGCGCCGTGGTTTTCTTCTCTAATGGGAATTCTTCCTCGTTTAAGAACAAAAATAGTTTTTCCGTTAAGCTATCTCGACGCTCAAACTCTGTTTGTCGAGCGTTTTCCGCGCCAATTAAAAGGCACAATTAACGGCAACCGCCTCTATCCCGACGATATAACCAAAGTTGTTCTGCGTTTCGGTCCCTGCTTTGAACCTTATTTTAAACCGGTTTATAATCTATTCTCCGTTTATTTGAGCGATGAAAAACCGGAACCGAATACGCCCTTGAATAAACCGGTCATTGATAAATTCGGTCAGTGGACGTTGAAGGATTGGAAAGGCAAAGTTTATGACGAAGAGGAATTAATTCGGAAACAAACCGAACTGAAAAATAATTTGGAGGAAGTCAATCTGCCGGAAAGTTGGAGTAAATACGGCGGGTGGAAAGAAAAAAAACTCAAAGCAACCGGTTTTTTCAGAACTCAATATGACGGCAAGCGATGGTGGTTGGTTGACCCGGAAGGTTATGCTTTCTTAAGCGTAGGAGTGGATTGCATCAGAAAAACTTCAGCCGGTCCCGTAGAAGGCATTGAAGACTTGTTCGAATGGCTTCCGGGAGAAGACGACCCCGAAGCTTCTGCGCTTTTTAATAACCGCGACGGAAAGAAATATATGGATTTTTATGTTTCCAATTTGATTCGCGTTTTCGGCAAAGATTGGGAAAAAGAATGGGAATCTATTACGGCGGGTTTGTTGAAAAAATTCAGGTTCAATACAATCGGCAATTGGTCCGATCTTGAATACGCTAAGAAAATTAAAATTCCTTATGTATTGCCGCTTCGAAACTTTCCGTCTACCGATATATTGCTCTACAGGGATTTTCCCGATGTCTTTTCGAAGGAATATGAAACCAATTCTGAAGAGTTCGCCCGTCAGCTTGTCGATTATAAAAACGACCCGTATTTGATCGGATATTTTTTGCGAAACGAGCCGCACTGGGCGTTCGGATATCATAATCTTGCTTTTGAAATGTTTGCAACTCGACAACAATCTGAAACCAAAGCAGAGTTTGTAAAATGGATAAGAGAAAAATACCGCAATGACATTTCGGCATTTAATAAAAGATGGAATTTGAGTTTGAAAGATTTTTCCGAATTGAAGGAGATGACGTTCAAGGATTATCCTTCGGAAACAGCCGATAAAGATTTTTATCTTTTTTCTGAAATTATGGTAAAAAAATATATCGACGTGCCGTGCGACGCAGTAGAAAAAATCGACGGCAATCATCTGAATCTCGGTATGCGTTACGCTTGGATCAGTTCCGATTTATTGTATAAAGCTGGCGAAAGATTCGATGTTTTCTCCATTAACGGATACGGATTGACGCCTCCTCCGACATCCGAAATAGCCGAACGAAGCGGCAAGCCTGTTATGATAGGCGAATTCCATCACGGGGCAGTCGACAGAGGATTGCCGGCTACCGGAATTGTCGGCGTCTTAAGCCAACAAGACAGAGTGGACGCCTACCGCAATTATGTAGAACAGGGTTTTGCCCGACCCGAACTGGTAGGCATTCATTATTTTCAATGGATCGACCAGCCTTTTTACGGACGGTTCGACGGCGAAAATTATAACATCGGGGTCGTAGATATTGCCAATTATCCGTATGAAGAATTGACAAATGCAATGATTGAAACTAATAAACAAATTTATGAAATAGGCGACGGCGCCATTAAGCCTTTTAAGAAAGATATTGTTAAAATACCGCCGATTCATTATTGA